One genomic segment of Macaca fascicularis isolate 582-1 chromosome 19, T2T-MFA8v1.1 includes these proteins:
- the C19H19orf47 gene encoding uncharacterized protein C19orf47 homolog isoform X13 — translation MAALSLVAAWWARAAAGWSVQLPAAPGSSVRARETMVSVTMATSEWIQFFKEAGIPPGPAVNYAVMFVDNRIQKSMLLDLNKEIMNELGVTVVGDIIAILKHAKVVHRQDMCKAATESVPCSPSPLAGEIRRGTSAALACQEEESLAVPAKRRRVTAEMEGKYVINMPKGTTPRTRKILEQQQAAKGLHRTSVFDRLGAETKADTTTGSKPTGVFSRLGATPETDEDLAWDSDNDSSSSVLQYAGVLKKLGRGPAKAGPQPALTVKAKATSSATTAAAPTLRRLALSSRSGLERKPESLSKVSIIKRLGAATLVPEAQDSQVTSTKSPTVRCVLPDPPVPPASQRPPRRRWRRAC, via the exons ATGGCCGCACTCTCGCTGGTGGCGGCCTGGTGGGCTAGAGCGGCCGCGGGCTGGTCAGTTCAGCTTCCTGCG gCTCCAGGGAGCAGTGTCAGGGCCAGGGAGACGATGGTCTCCGTGACTATGG CCACTTCCGAGTGGATCCAGTTCTTTAAGGAAGCTGGCATTCCTCCAGGACCTGCTGTCAATTATGCCGTGATGTTTGTGGATAATAG GATTCAGAAGAGCATGCTGCTGGATCTCAATAAGGAGATCATGAATGAGCTGGGCGTGACCGTGGTGGGCGACATCATTGCCATTCTCAAGCATGCCAAAGTGGTGCACCGTCAG GACATGTGCAAAGCTGCCACTGAGTCAGTgccctgcagccccagcccccTTGCAGGCGAGATTCGCCGTGGCACTAGTG CAGCCCTGGCCTGCCAGGAGGAGGAGAGCCTGGCTGTTCCTGCCAAGCGGCGCCGGGTCACTGCTGAGATGGAGGGGAAGTACGTCATCAACATGCCCAAAGGCACCACACCCCGTACCCGTAAGATCCTGGAGCAGCAGCAGGCTGCAAAAG GTCTCCACAGGACGTCTGTGTTTGACCGCCTCGGCGCCGAGACCAAGGCAGACACCACAACGGGGAGTAAA CCCACAGGAGTCTTCAGCCGCCTGGGGGCCACCCCAGAAACGGACGAGGATCTGGCTTGGGACAGCGACAATGACAGCAGCAGCTCTGTCTTGCAGTATGCCGGGGTCCTGAAGAAGCTAGGACGGGGCCCAGCCAAGGCCGGTCCCCAGCCAGCACTGACTGTCAAAGCCAAGGCCACGAGCTCAGCGACAACGGCCGCTGCCCCGACACTGCGGCGCCTGGCGCTTTCCTCACGGTCCGGGCTGGAGAGGAAGCCGGAGTCCTTGTCTAAAGTCAGCATCATCAAGAGACTGGGCGCAGCTACCCTTGTGCCCGAGGCCCAGGACAGCCAGGTCACCAGCACCAAGA GCCCGACTGTCCGCTGCGTCCTGCCCGACCCTCCTGTACCTCCGGCCTCCCAGCGGCCCCCTCGTCGGCGGTGGCGTCGAGCCTGTTGA
- the C19H19orf47 gene encoding uncharacterized protein C19orf47 homolog isoform X25 has protein sequence MFVDNRIQKSMLLDLNKEIMNELGVTVVGDIIAILKHAKVVHRQDMCKAATESVPCSPSPLAGEIRRGTSAALACQEEESLAVPAKRRRVTAEMEGKYVINMPKGTTPRTRKILEQQQAAKGLHRTSVFDRLGAETKADTTTGSKPTGVFSRLGATPETDEDLAWDSDNDSSSSVLQYAGVLKKLGRGPAKAGPQPALTVKAKATSSATTAAAPTLRRLALSSRSGLERKPESLSKVSIIKRLGAATLVPEAQDSQVTSTKSPTVRCVLPDPPVPPASQRPPRRRWRRAC, from the exons ATGTTTGTGGATAATAG GATTCAGAAGAGCATGCTGCTGGATCTCAATAAGGAGATCATGAATGAGCTGGGCGTGACCGTGGTGGGCGACATCATTGCCATTCTCAAGCATGCCAAAGTGGTGCACCGTCAG GACATGTGCAAAGCTGCCACTGAGTCAGTgccctgcagccccagcccccTTGCAGGCGAGATTCGCCGTGGCACTAGTG CAGCCCTGGCCTGCCAGGAGGAGGAGAGCCTGGCTGTTCCTGCCAAGCGGCGCCGGGTCACTGCTGAGATGGAGGGGAAGTACGTCATCAACATGCCCAAAGGCACCACACCCCGTACCCGTAAGATCCTGGAGCAGCAGCAGGCTGCAAAAG GTCTCCACAGGACGTCTGTGTTTGACCGCCTCGGCGCCGAGACCAAGGCAGACACCACAACGGGGAGTAAA CCCACAGGAGTCTTCAGCCGCCTGGGGGCCACCCCAGAAACGGACGAGGATCTGGCTTGGGACAGCGACAATGACAGCAGCAGCTCTGTCTTGCAGTATGCCGGGGTCCTGAAGAAGCTAGGACGGGGCCCAGCCAAGGCCGGTCCCCAGCCAGCACTGACTGTCAAAGCCAAGGCCACGAGCTCAGCGACAACGGCCGCTGCCCCGACACTGCGGCGCCTGGCGCTTTCCTCACGGTCCGGGCTGGAGAGGAAGCCGGAGTCCTTGTCTAAAGTCAGCATCATCAAGAGACTGGGCGCAGCTACCCTTGTGCCCGAGGCCCAGGACAGCCAGGTCACCAGCACCAAGA GCCCGACTGTCCGCTGCGTCCTGCCCGACCCTCCTGTACCTCCGGCCTCCCAGCGGCCCCCTCGTCGGCGGTGGCGTCGAGCCTGTTGA
- the C19H19orf47 gene encoding uncharacterized protein C19orf47 homolog isoform X23 — MVSVTMATSEWIQFFKEAGIPPGPAVNYAVMFVDNRIQKSMLLDLNKEIMNELGVTVVGDIIAILKHAKVVHRQDMCKAATESVPCSPSPLAGEIRRGTSALACQEEESLAVPAKRRRVTAEMEGKYVINMPKGTTPRTRKILEQQQAAKGLHRTSVFDRLGAETKADTTTGSKPTGVFSRLGATPETDEDLAWDSDNDSSSSVLQYAGVLKKLGRGPAKAGPQPALTVKAKATSSATTAAAPTLRRLALSSRSGLERKPESLSKVSIIKRLGAATLVPEAQDSQVTSTKSPTVRCVLPDPPVPPASQRPPRRRWRRAC, encoded by the exons ATGGTCTCCGTGACTATGG CCACTTCCGAGTGGATCCAGTTCTTTAAGGAAGCTGGCATTCCTCCAGGACCTGCTGTCAATTATGCCGTGATGTTTGTGGATAATAG GATTCAGAAGAGCATGCTGCTGGATCTCAATAAGGAGATCATGAATGAGCTGGGCGTGACCGTGGTGGGCGACATCATTGCCATTCTCAAGCATGCCAAAGTGGTGCACCGTCAG GACATGTGCAAAGCTGCCACTGAGTCAGTgccctgcagccccagcccccTTGCAGGCGAGATTCGCCGTGGCACTAGTG CCCTGGCCTGCCAGGAGGAGGAGAGCCTGGCTGTTCCTGCCAAGCGGCGCCGGGTCACTGCTGAGATGGAGGGGAAGTACGTCATCAACATGCCCAAAGGCACCACACCCCGTACCCGTAAGATCCTGGAGCAGCAGCAGGCTGCAAAAG GTCTCCACAGGACGTCTGTGTTTGACCGCCTCGGCGCCGAGACCAAGGCAGACACCACAACGGGGAGTAAA CCCACAGGAGTCTTCAGCCGCCTGGGGGCCACCCCAGAAACGGACGAGGATCTGGCTTGGGACAGCGACAATGACAGCAGCAGCTCTGTCTTGCAGTATGCCGGGGTCCTGAAGAAGCTAGGACGGGGCCCAGCCAAGGCCGGTCCCCAGCCAGCACTGACTGTCAAAGCCAAGGCCACGAGCTCAGCGACAACGGCCGCTGCCCCGACACTGCGGCGCCTGGCGCTTTCCTCACGGTCCGGGCTGGAGAGGAAGCCGGAGTCCTTGTCTAAAGTCAGCATCATCAAGAGACTGGGCGCAGCTACCCTTGTGCCCGAGGCCCAGGACAGCCAGGTCACCAGCACCAAGA GCCCGACTGTCCGCTGCGTCCTGCCCGACCCTCCTGTACCTCCGGCCTCCCAGCGGCCCCCTCGTCGGCGGTGGCGTCGAGCCTGTTGA
- the C19H19orf47 gene encoding uncharacterized protein C19orf47 homolog isoform X6, protein MVSVTMATSEWIQFFKEAGIPPGPAVNYAVMFVDNRIQKSMLLDLNKEIMNELGVTVVGDIIAILKHAKVVHRQDMCKAATESVPCSPSPLAGEIRRGTSAASRMITNSLNHDSPPSTPPRRPDTSTSKISVTVSNKMAAKSAKATALACQEEESLAVPAKRRRVTAEMEGKYVINMPKGTTPRTRKILEQQQAAKGLHRTSVFDRLGAETKADTTTGSKPTGVFSRLGATPETDEDLAWDSDNDSSSSVLQYAGVLKKLGRGPAKAGPQPALTVKAKATSSATTAAAPTLRRLALSSRSGLERKPESLSKVSIIKRLGAATLVPEAQDSQVTSTKSKSSAEVKVTIKRTLVGPRGSSSSEGLGAQMDHAGTVSVFKRLGRRTF, encoded by the exons ATGGTCTCCGTGACTATGG CCACTTCCGAGTGGATCCAGTTCTTTAAGGAAGCTGGCATTCCTCCAGGACCTGCTGTCAATTATGCCGTGATGTTTGTGGATAATAG GATTCAGAAGAGCATGCTGCTGGATCTCAATAAGGAGATCATGAATGAGCTGGGCGTGACCGTGGTGGGCGACATCATTGCCATTCTCAAGCATGCCAAAGTGGTGCACCGTCAG GACATGTGCAAAGCTGCCACTGAGTCAGTgccctgcagccccagcccccTTGCAGGCGAGATTCGCCGTGGCACTAGTG CTGCCTCCCGAATGATTACCAACAGCCTGAACCATGACTCCCCACCCAGCACACCCCCCAGGCGCCCAGACACCAGCACCTCCAAGATCTCGGTCACCGTGTCCAACAAGATGGCAGCAAAGAGTGCCAAGGCCACTG CCCTGGCCTGCCAGGAGGAGGAGAGCCTGGCTGTTCCTGCCAAGCGGCGCCGGGTCACTGCTGAGATGGAGGGGAAGTACGTCATCAACATGCCCAAAGGCACCACACCCCGTACCCGTAAGATCCTGGAGCAGCAGCAGGCTGCAAAAG GTCTCCACAGGACGTCTGTGTTTGACCGCCTCGGCGCCGAGACCAAGGCAGACACCACAACGGGGAGTAAA CCCACAGGAGTCTTCAGCCGCCTGGGGGCCACCCCAGAAACGGACGAGGATCTGGCTTGGGACAGCGACAATGACAGCAGCAGCTCTGTCTTGCAGTATGCCGGGGTCCTGAAGAAGCTAGGACGGGGCCCAGCCAAGGCCGGTCCCCAGCCAGCACTGACTGTCAAAGCCAAGGCCACGAGCTCAGCGACAACGGCCGCTGCCCCGACACTGCGGCGCCTGGCGCTTTCCTCACGGTCCGGGCTGGAGAGGAAGCCGGAGTCCTTGTCTAAAGTCAGCATCATCAAGAGACTGGGCGCAGCTACCCTTGTGCCCGAGGCCCAGGACAGCCAGGTCACCAGCACCAAGAGTAAGTCCTCAGCTGAAGTCAAGGTCACCATTAAGAGGACTCTGGTGGGGCCCCGGGGGAGCAGCTCCAGCGAGGGCCTTGGTGCCCAGATGGACCACGCAGGCACTGTGAGCGTGTTCAAAAGACTGGGCCGCAGGACCTTCTAG
- the C19H19orf47 gene encoding uncharacterized protein C19orf47 homolog isoform X12 — MFVDNRIQKSMLLDLNKEIMNELGVTVVGDIIAILKHAKVVHRQDMCKAATESVPCSPSPLAGEIRRGTSAASRMITNSLNHDSPPSTPPRRPDTSTSKISVTVSNKMAAKSAKATAALACQEEESLAVPAKRRRVTAEMEGKYVINMPKGTTPRTRKILEQQQAAKGLHRTSVFDRLGAETKADTTTGSKPTGVFSRLGATPETDEDLAWDSDNDSSSSVLQYAGVLKKLGRGPAKAGPQPALTVKAKATSSATTAAAPTLRRLALSSRSGLERKPESLSKVSIIKRLGAATLVPEAQDSQVTSTKSKSSAEVKVTIKRTLVGPRGSSSSEGLGAQMDHAGTVSVFKRLGRRTF; from the exons ATGTTTGTGGATAATAG GATTCAGAAGAGCATGCTGCTGGATCTCAATAAGGAGATCATGAATGAGCTGGGCGTGACCGTGGTGGGCGACATCATTGCCATTCTCAAGCATGCCAAAGTGGTGCACCGTCAG GACATGTGCAAAGCTGCCACTGAGTCAGTgccctgcagccccagcccccTTGCAGGCGAGATTCGCCGTGGCACTAGTG CTGCCTCCCGAATGATTACCAACAGCCTGAACCATGACTCCCCACCCAGCACACCCCCCAGGCGCCCAGACACCAGCACCTCCAAGATCTCGGTCACCGTGTCCAACAAGATGGCAGCAAAGAGTGCCAAGGCCACTG CAGCCCTGGCCTGCCAGGAGGAGGAGAGCCTGGCTGTTCCTGCCAAGCGGCGCCGGGTCACTGCTGAGATGGAGGGGAAGTACGTCATCAACATGCCCAAAGGCACCACACCCCGTACCCGTAAGATCCTGGAGCAGCAGCAGGCTGCAAAAG GTCTCCACAGGACGTCTGTGTTTGACCGCCTCGGCGCCGAGACCAAGGCAGACACCACAACGGGGAGTAAA CCCACAGGAGTCTTCAGCCGCCTGGGGGCCACCCCAGAAACGGACGAGGATCTGGCTTGGGACAGCGACAATGACAGCAGCAGCTCTGTCTTGCAGTATGCCGGGGTCCTGAAGAAGCTAGGACGGGGCCCAGCCAAGGCCGGTCCCCAGCCAGCACTGACTGTCAAAGCCAAGGCCACGAGCTCAGCGACAACGGCCGCTGCCCCGACACTGCGGCGCCTGGCGCTTTCCTCACGGTCCGGGCTGGAGAGGAAGCCGGAGTCCTTGTCTAAAGTCAGCATCATCAAGAGACTGGGCGCAGCTACCCTTGTGCCCGAGGCCCAGGACAGCCAGGTCACCAGCACCAAGAGTAAGTCCTCAGCTGAAGTCAAGGTCACCATTAAGAGGACTCTGGTGGGGCCCCGGGGGAGCAGCTCCAGCGAGGGCCTTGGTGCCCAGATGGACCACGCAGGCACTGTGAGCGTGTTCAAAAGACTGGGCCGCAGGACCTTCTAG
- the C19H19orf47 gene encoding uncharacterized protein C19orf47 homolog isoform X5, which produces MVSVTMATSEWIQFFKEAGIPPGPAVNYAVMFVDNRIQKSMLLDLNKEIMNELGVTVVGDIIAILKHAKVVHRQDMCKAATESVPCSPSPLAGEIRRGTSAASRMITNSLNHDSPPSTPPRRPDTSTSKISVTVSNKMAAKSAKATAALACQEEESLAVPAKRRRVTAEMEGKYVINMPKGTTPRTRKILEQQQAAKGLHRTSVFDRLGAETKADTTTGSKPTGVFSRLGATPETDEDLAWDSDNDSSSSVLQYAGVLKKLGRGPAKAGPQPALTVKAKATSSATTAAAPTLRRLALSSRSGLERKPESLSKVSIIKRLGAATLVPEAQDSQVTSTKSKSSAEVKVTIKRTLVGPRGSSSSEGLGAQMDHAGTVSVFKRLGRRTF; this is translated from the exons ATGGTCTCCGTGACTATGG CCACTTCCGAGTGGATCCAGTTCTTTAAGGAAGCTGGCATTCCTCCAGGACCTGCTGTCAATTATGCCGTGATGTTTGTGGATAATAG GATTCAGAAGAGCATGCTGCTGGATCTCAATAAGGAGATCATGAATGAGCTGGGCGTGACCGTGGTGGGCGACATCATTGCCATTCTCAAGCATGCCAAAGTGGTGCACCGTCAG GACATGTGCAAAGCTGCCACTGAGTCAGTgccctgcagccccagcccccTTGCAGGCGAGATTCGCCGTGGCACTAGTG CTGCCTCCCGAATGATTACCAACAGCCTGAACCATGACTCCCCACCCAGCACACCCCCCAGGCGCCCAGACACCAGCACCTCCAAGATCTCGGTCACCGTGTCCAACAAGATGGCAGCAAAGAGTGCCAAGGCCACTG CAGCCCTGGCCTGCCAGGAGGAGGAGAGCCTGGCTGTTCCTGCCAAGCGGCGCCGGGTCACTGCTGAGATGGAGGGGAAGTACGTCATCAACATGCCCAAAGGCACCACACCCCGTACCCGTAAGATCCTGGAGCAGCAGCAGGCTGCAAAAG GTCTCCACAGGACGTCTGTGTTTGACCGCCTCGGCGCCGAGACCAAGGCAGACACCACAACGGGGAGTAAA CCCACAGGAGTCTTCAGCCGCCTGGGGGCCACCCCAGAAACGGACGAGGATCTGGCTTGGGACAGCGACAATGACAGCAGCAGCTCTGTCTTGCAGTATGCCGGGGTCCTGAAGAAGCTAGGACGGGGCCCAGCCAAGGCCGGTCCCCAGCCAGCACTGACTGTCAAAGCCAAGGCCACGAGCTCAGCGACAACGGCCGCTGCCCCGACACTGCGGCGCCTGGCGCTTTCCTCACGGTCCGGGCTGGAGAGGAAGCCGGAGTCCTTGTCTAAAGTCAGCATCATCAAGAGACTGGGCGCAGCTACCCTTGTGCCCGAGGCCCAGGACAGCCAGGTCACCAGCACCAAGAGTAAGTCCTCAGCTGAAGTCAAGGTCACCATTAAGAGGACTCTGGTGGGGCCCCGGGGGAGCAGCTCCAGCGAGGGCCTTGGTGCCCAGATGGACCACGCAGGCACTGTGAGCGTGTTCAAAAGACTGGGCCGCAGGACCTTCTAG
- the C19H19orf47 gene encoding uncharacterized protein C19orf47 homolog isoform X18 has translation MVSVTMATSEWIQFFKEAGIPPGPAVNYAVMFVDNRIQKSMLLDLNKEIMNELGVTVVGDIIAILKHAKVVHRQDMCKAATESVPCSPSPLAGEIRRGTSALACQEEESLAVPAKRRRVTAEMEGKYVINMPKGTTPRTRKILEQQQAAKGLHRTSVFDRLGAETKADTTTGSKPTGVFSRLGATPETDEDLAWDSDNDSSSSVLQYAGVLKKLGRGPAKAGPQPALTVKAKATSSATTAAAPTLRRLALSSRSGLERKPESLSKVSIIKRLGAATLVPEAQDSQVTSTKSKSSAEVKVTIKRTLVGPRGSSSSEGLGAQMDHAGTVSVFKRLGRRTF, from the exons ATGGTCTCCGTGACTATGG CCACTTCCGAGTGGATCCAGTTCTTTAAGGAAGCTGGCATTCCTCCAGGACCTGCTGTCAATTATGCCGTGATGTTTGTGGATAATAG GATTCAGAAGAGCATGCTGCTGGATCTCAATAAGGAGATCATGAATGAGCTGGGCGTGACCGTGGTGGGCGACATCATTGCCATTCTCAAGCATGCCAAAGTGGTGCACCGTCAG GACATGTGCAAAGCTGCCACTGAGTCAGTgccctgcagccccagcccccTTGCAGGCGAGATTCGCCGTGGCACTAGTG CCCTGGCCTGCCAGGAGGAGGAGAGCCTGGCTGTTCCTGCCAAGCGGCGCCGGGTCACTGCTGAGATGGAGGGGAAGTACGTCATCAACATGCCCAAAGGCACCACACCCCGTACCCGTAAGATCCTGGAGCAGCAGCAGGCTGCAAAAG GTCTCCACAGGACGTCTGTGTTTGACCGCCTCGGCGCCGAGACCAAGGCAGACACCACAACGGGGAGTAAA CCCACAGGAGTCTTCAGCCGCCTGGGGGCCACCCCAGAAACGGACGAGGATCTGGCTTGGGACAGCGACAATGACAGCAGCAGCTCTGTCTTGCAGTATGCCGGGGTCCTGAAGAAGCTAGGACGGGGCCCAGCCAAGGCCGGTCCCCAGCCAGCACTGACTGTCAAAGCCAAGGCCACGAGCTCAGCGACAACGGCCGCTGCCCCGACACTGCGGCGCCTGGCGCTTTCCTCACGGTCCGGGCTGGAGAGGAAGCCGGAGTCCTTGTCTAAAGTCAGCATCATCAAGAGACTGGGCGCAGCTACCCTTGTGCCCGAGGCCCAGGACAGCCAGGTCACCAGCACCAAGAGTAAGTCCTCAGCTGAAGTCAAGGTCACCATTAAGAGGACTCTGGTGGGGCCCCGGGGGAGCAGCTCCAGCGAGGGCCTTGGTGCCCAGATGGACCACGCAGGCACTGTGAGCGTGTTCAAAAGACTGGGCCGCAGGACCTTCTAG
- the C19H19orf47 gene encoding uncharacterized protein C19orf47 homolog isoform X1: MAALSLVAAWWARAAAGWSVQLPAAPGSSVRARETMVSVTMATSEWIQFFKEAGIPPGPAVNYAVMFVDNRIQKSMLLDLNKEIMNELGVTVVGDIIAILKHAKVVHRQDMCKAATESVPCSPSPLAGEIRRGTSAASRMITNSLNHDSPPSTPPRRPDTSTSKISVTVSNKMAAKSAKATAALACQEEESLAVPAKRRRVTAEMEGKYVINMPKGTTPRTRKILEQQQAAKGLHRTSVFDRLGAETKADTTTGSKPTGVFSRLGATPETDEDLAWDSDNDSSSSVLQYAGVLKKLGRGPAKAGPQPALTVKAKATSSATTAAAPTLRRLALSSRSGLERKPESLSKVSIIKRLGAATLVPEAQDSQVTSTKSKSSAEVKVTIKRTLVGPRGSSSSEGLGAQMDHAGTVSVFKRLGRRTF; encoded by the exons ATGGCCGCACTCTCGCTGGTGGCGGCCTGGTGGGCTAGAGCGGCCGCGGGCTGGTCAGTTCAGCTTCCTGCG gCTCCAGGGAGCAGTGTCAGGGCCAGGGAGACGATGGTCTCCGTGACTATGG CCACTTCCGAGTGGATCCAGTTCTTTAAGGAAGCTGGCATTCCTCCAGGACCTGCTGTCAATTATGCCGTGATGTTTGTGGATAATAG GATTCAGAAGAGCATGCTGCTGGATCTCAATAAGGAGATCATGAATGAGCTGGGCGTGACCGTGGTGGGCGACATCATTGCCATTCTCAAGCATGCCAAAGTGGTGCACCGTCAG GACATGTGCAAAGCTGCCACTGAGTCAGTgccctgcagccccagcccccTTGCAGGCGAGATTCGCCGTGGCACTAGTG CTGCCTCCCGAATGATTACCAACAGCCTGAACCATGACTCCCCACCCAGCACACCCCCCAGGCGCCCAGACACCAGCACCTCCAAGATCTCGGTCACCGTGTCCAACAAGATGGCAGCAAAGAGTGCCAAGGCCACTG CAGCCCTGGCCTGCCAGGAGGAGGAGAGCCTGGCTGTTCCTGCCAAGCGGCGCCGGGTCACTGCTGAGATGGAGGGGAAGTACGTCATCAACATGCCCAAAGGCACCACACCCCGTACCCGTAAGATCCTGGAGCAGCAGCAGGCTGCAAAAG GTCTCCACAGGACGTCTGTGTTTGACCGCCTCGGCGCCGAGACCAAGGCAGACACCACAACGGGGAGTAAA CCCACAGGAGTCTTCAGCCGCCTGGGGGCCACCCCAGAAACGGACGAGGATCTGGCTTGGGACAGCGACAATGACAGCAGCAGCTCTGTCTTGCAGTATGCCGGGGTCCTGAAGAAGCTAGGACGGGGCCCAGCCAAGGCCGGTCCCCAGCCAGCACTGACTGTCAAAGCCAAGGCCACGAGCTCAGCGACAACGGCCGCTGCCCCGACACTGCGGCGCCTGGCGCTTTCCTCACGGTCCGGGCTGGAGAGGAAGCCGGAGTCCTTGTCTAAAGTCAGCATCATCAAGAGACTGGGCGCAGCTACCCTTGTGCCCGAGGCCCAGGACAGCCAGGTCACCAGCACCAAGAGTAAGTCCTCAGCTGAAGTCAAGGTCACCATTAAGAGGACTCTGGTGGGGCCCCGGGGGAGCAGCTCCAGCGAGGGCCTTGGTGCCCAGATGGACCACGCAGGCACTGTGAGCGTGTTCAAAAGACTGGGCCGCAGGACCTTCTAG
- the C19H19orf47 gene encoding uncharacterized protein C19orf47 homolog isoform X17 — protein sequence MVSVTMATSEWIQFFKEAGIPPGPAVNYAVMFVDNRIQKSMLLDLNKEIMNELGVTVVGDIIAILKHAKVVHRQDMCKAATESVPCSPSPLAGEIRRGTSAALACQEEESLAVPAKRRRVTAEMEGKYVINMPKGTTPRTRKILEQQQAAKGLHRTSVFDRLGAETKADTTTGSKPTGVFSRLGATPETDEDLAWDSDNDSSSSVLQYAGVLKKLGRGPAKAGPQPALTVKAKATSSATTAAAPTLRRLALSSRSGLERKPESLSKVSIIKRLGAATLVPEAQDSQVTSTKSKSSAEVKVTIKRTLVGPRGSSSSEGLGAQMDHAGTVSVFKRLGRRTF from the exons ATGGTCTCCGTGACTATGG CCACTTCCGAGTGGATCCAGTTCTTTAAGGAAGCTGGCATTCCTCCAGGACCTGCTGTCAATTATGCCGTGATGTTTGTGGATAATAG GATTCAGAAGAGCATGCTGCTGGATCTCAATAAGGAGATCATGAATGAGCTGGGCGTGACCGTGGTGGGCGACATCATTGCCATTCTCAAGCATGCCAAAGTGGTGCACCGTCAG GACATGTGCAAAGCTGCCACTGAGTCAGTgccctgcagccccagcccccTTGCAGGCGAGATTCGCCGTGGCACTAGTG CAGCCCTGGCCTGCCAGGAGGAGGAGAGCCTGGCTGTTCCTGCCAAGCGGCGCCGGGTCACTGCTGAGATGGAGGGGAAGTACGTCATCAACATGCCCAAAGGCACCACACCCCGTACCCGTAAGATCCTGGAGCAGCAGCAGGCTGCAAAAG GTCTCCACAGGACGTCTGTGTTTGACCGCCTCGGCGCCGAGACCAAGGCAGACACCACAACGGGGAGTAAA CCCACAGGAGTCTTCAGCCGCCTGGGGGCCACCCCAGAAACGGACGAGGATCTGGCTTGGGACAGCGACAATGACAGCAGCAGCTCTGTCTTGCAGTATGCCGGGGTCCTGAAGAAGCTAGGACGGGGCCCAGCCAAGGCCGGTCCCCAGCCAGCACTGACTGTCAAAGCCAAGGCCACGAGCTCAGCGACAACGGCCGCTGCCCCGACACTGCGGCGCCTGGCGCTTTCCTCACGGTCCGGGCTGGAGAGGAAGCCGGAGTCCTTGTCTAAAGTCAGCATCATCAAGAGACTGGGCGCAGCTACCCTTGTGCCCGAGGCCCAGGACAGCCAGGTCACCAGCACCAAGAGTAAGTCCTCAGCTGAAGTCAAGGTCACCATTAAGAGGACTCTGGTGGGGCCCCGGGGGAGCAGCTCCAGCGAGGGCCTTGGTGCCCAGATGGACCACGCAGGCACTGTGAGCGTGTTCAAAAGACTGGGCCGCAGGACCTTCTAG